Proteins encoded by one window of Candidatus Paceibacterota bacterium:
- a CDS encoding tRNA-dihydrouridine synthase, producing the protein MKSFWNNLKKPVMVLAPMADVTDAAFRRIIAKYGKPDVFWTEFVAADGLVSPGRKVLLKSLEYTKAEKPIVAQLFSAHPEKMYEAAKLVAELGFDGLDINMGCPDRTIEKQCAGAALMKNPKLALEIIKAAKEGIKSAGSDIPVSVKTRLGYNKDELETWLPILLSAEPAVITVHARTRKEMSNVPARWDRVKAAVAIRNKLKSETLIFGNGDVLDLADARKKASETGCDGVMLGRAIFGNPWLFVGQKADSRFRIQDSRAERPTTGEKLKVLIEHAKLFEKIFGKTKNFAVMKKHFKAYVNGFGGAKELRTKLMLVNNSKEVSKIIAGFLKSKE; encoded by the coding sequence ATGAAGTCATTTTGGAACAATTTAAAGAAGCCAGTAATGGTCCTGGCACCGATGGCGGATGTGACTGACGCGGCTTTTCGCCGGATTATCGCTAAATACGGCAAGCCGGATGTTTTTTGGACCGAGTTTGTTGCGGCTGATGGACTCGTAAGTCCTGGCCGAAAAGTTTTGTTGAAAAGTTTGGAATATACCAAGGCCGAAAAGCCAATTGTGGCTCAGCTTTTTTCGGCTCATCCTGAAAAGATGTATGAGGCCGCTAAACTGGTGGCCGAGCTCGGCTTCGACGGGCTCGATATCAACATGGGCTGTCCTGATCGAACTATTGAGAAGCAGTGCGCCGGCGCCGCCTTAATGAAAAATCCCAAACTCGCTCTCGAAATTATCAAGGCGGCAAAAGAGGGGATTAAATCTGCCGGATCGGATATTCCGGTTTCAGTTAAAACTCGCCTTGGCTACAATAAAGATGAACTTGAGACCTGGCTACCAATTTTGCTTAGCGCTGAACCGGCCGTGATTACGGTTCATGCTCGTACTCGCAAGGAAATGTCTAATGTTCCGGCCAGGTGGGATCGGGTAAAAGCTGCGGTAGCGATCCGAAATAAATTAAAATCGGAGACGCTAATTTTTGGCAATGGTGATGTCCTGGATTTGGCCGATGCCAGAAAGAAGGCGAGCGAAACTGGGTGTGATGGGGTAATGCTTGGCCGGGCAATTTTCGGTAACCCGTGGCTTTTTGTCGGACAGAAAGCAGATTCAAGATTCAGGATTCAAGATTCAAGAGCGGAGAGGCCGACTACGGGGGAGAAATTGAAGGTTCTGATTGAGCATGCGAAATTATTTGAGAAAATTTTTGGTAAGACCAAGAACTTTGCCGTGATGAAGAAACACTTCAAGGCTTATGTGAACGGTTTTGGGGGCGCGAAAGAATTAAGGACAAAATTGATGTTGGTAAACAATTCAAAAGAGGTCTCTAAAATAATCGCCGGCTTTCTCAAATCGAAAGAGTAG